In a genomic window of Glycine max cultivar Williams 82 chromosome 13, Glycine_max_v4.0, whole genome shotgun sequence:
- the LOC102664184 gene encoding pathogen-associated molecular patterns-induced protein A70 encodes MMADPASFIASWLTPSYLFILVNLVIGTIAITSRFSSTPKNQQAHHPQPLSSFNTHHHQPNCTQPQLLPIPSLLQRVTSFNLSLHKHQPTPPETQHLHPEPQPQPEKPPELLRTPSLLERLRSFHNLSLHKHVQPEPEPEPEPEPEKPELVRSPSLLQRIQSINFSHLYRSDFSHRDDEDPDSGSDPGRGSGKAAEMRKSASVRGGLTDSEWEEVEKRRPQTARPVETTTSWREDEEVDAKADDFINRFKKQLRLQRIDSLLRYRGGNSS; translated from the coding sequence ATGATGGCAGACCCAGCAAGTTTCATAGCAAGCTGGTTAACTCCTTCTTACCTCTTCATCTTGGTCAACCTCGTCATAGGCACCATAGCCATCACTTCTCGCTTCAGTTCCACGCCCAAAAACCAACAAGCCCACCACCCCCAACCACTCAGCTCCTTCAATACCCATCATCACCAACCCAACTGCACTCAGCCCCAACTCCTTCCAATACCCTCACTGTTGCAGCGAGTCACGTCCTTCAACCTCTCCCTCCACAAACACCAACCCACACCTCCAGAAACACAACATCTGCATCCCGAACCCCAACCCCAACCTGAAAAGCCGCCGGAACTGCTTCGGACTCCCTCACTCTTGGAGCGACTCAGGTCCTTCCATAATCTTTCTCTCCACAAACATGTCCAACCCGAGCCAGAGCCAGAGCCAGAACCTGAACCTGAAAAGCCGGAACTGGTTCGGAGTCCCTCGCTCTTGCAGCGGATTCAGTCCATAAACTTCTCCCATCTCTACAGATCCGACTTCAGTCACCGAGATGATGAGGATCCCGATTCGGGTTCGGATCCGGGTCGCGGTTCGGGAAAGGCGGCGGAGATGAGGAAATCGGCGAGCGTGAGAGGGGGTTTGACGGATAGCGAGTGGGAGGAGGTCGAGAAGCGGAGGCCGCAGACGGCGAGGCCGGTTGAAACGACGACGTCGTGGAGAGAAGACGAAGAAGTAGACGCCAAAGCTGACGATTTCATCAACAGGTTCAAGAAACAGTTGAGGTTGCAGAGGATTGATTCCCTTCTCCGTTACAGAGGAGGTAACTCATCATGA